A genomic window from Streptomyces sp. NBC_00234 includes:
- a CDS encoding ATP-binding protein, which yields MADHQEASVTLPSDPVSVSSARRYVARVLTDWGLPDDTEIADSIRLIVSELATNAVQHTLGQSPTFTVDLRLDRDEELRLGVTDSHPRWPRRLPAAVQQDNGRGMVIIRCLAKECGGRLTVSPTAEGGKTVWIELPWTVPVQS from the coding sequence ATGGCAGACCATCAAGAAGCATCCGTCACTCTGCCGAGCGATCCGGTCTCGGTCTCCTCGGCGCGCAGATACGTGGCCCGGGTACTCACGGACTGGGGCCTCCCGGACGACACCGAGATCGCCGACAGCATCCGCCTGATCGTCTCCGAGCTGGCCACCAACGCCGTGCAGCACACGCTCGGGCAGTCGCCCACCTTCACCGTGGACCTCCGGCTCGACCGGGACGAGGAGCTGCGGCTGGGAGTGACGGACAGTCACCCCCGCTGGCCCCGGCGCCTTCCCGCGGCCGTCCAGCAGGACAACGGGCGGGGCATGGTCATCATCCGCTGTCTGGCCAAGGAGTGCGGCGGGCGGCTCACCGTGAGTCCCACGGCCGAGGGGGGCAAGACGGTCTGGATCGAGCTTCCCTGGACCGTTCCCGTCCAGAGCTGA
- a CDS encoding helix-turn-helix domain-containing protein, with translation MRHGPAVRRRKLGEELRSLRHTTGLTSREAAQLLGWHQSKVSRIETGTSGVTPADVSRLLDAYGVDDRQLCSLLEALAGSAGGGGTGWWHAYRGLIPPQYRDFISLESQAGTVRTLETSVVPGLLQTADYARAVTTASLDGLPAGQLDSLVDVRLARQGVLRADPPLKLSAVLDEAVLRREVGGPRVMSEQLRHLSQVAQLPHVELQLLPFSVGGYVGLTGPFVIFSFPNISDLDVVVLDHLTSSLYLERKEDLEAYSSAFRTLQAHALSPERSLDLIAAILRGDRTA, from the coding sequence ATGCGGCACGGCCCCGCGGTGCGACGGCGCAAGCTCGGCGAGGAGCTGAGGAGTCTGCGCCACACGACCGGACTGACGAGCCGGGAGGCCGCGCAGCTGCTCGGCTGGCACCAGTCGAAGGTGAGCCGGATCGAGACGGGCACCAGCGGTGTGACTCCGGCCGACGTGTCCCGGCTGCTGGACGCCTACGGCGTGGACGACCGCCAGCTGTGCTCGCTTCTCGAAGCACTCGCCGGCTCGGCGGGCGGCGGCGGTACGGGGTGGTGGCACGCGTACCGCGGTCTCATCCCGCCGCAGTACCGCGACTTCATCAGTCTGGAGTCCCAGGCCGGGACCGTGCGCACCTTGGAGACCTCCGTGGTGCCCGGGCTGCTGCAGACCGCCGACTACGCGCGGGCGGTGACGACGGCCTCGCTGGACGGGCTGCCGGCCGGGCAGCTCGACTCCCTGGTGGACGTGCGCCTGGCCCGGCAGGGAGTGCTGCGGGCGGACCCGCCCCTGAAGCTCAGCGCGGTGCTCGACGAAGCGGTGCTGCGGCGCGAGGTCGGCGGTCCCCGGGTCATGAGCGAGCAGTTGCGCCATCTGTCGCAGGTGGCCCAATTACCGCACGTGGAACTCCAGTTGCTTCCCTTCAGCGTCGGTGGCTACGTCGGGCTCACCGGCCCTTTCGTCATCTTCTCCTTTCCGAACATTTCTGATCTGGATGTGGTCGTTCTTGACCACTTGACGAGTAGCCTCTATCTGGAGCGGAAAGAAGACCTTGAGGCGTACAGCTCGGCCTTCCGCACCCTGCAGGCGCACGCGCTGTCGCCGGAGCGTTCGTTGGACCTGATCGCCGCGATCCTCCGCGGCGACCGGACCGCCTGA
- a CDS encoding DUF397 domain-containing protein has translation MSDRLAPPASLPGSPPGPRWRRSSRSTGMNNCVEAAPLGGERLAVRDSKDVDRPPLRFSATAWSSFVSGLHGLPLS, from the coding sequence ATGTCCGACCGCCTCGCCCCGCCCGCGTCACTGCCCGGCTCACCCCCCGGACCACGGTGGCGCCGCAGCAGCCGCAGCACCGGAATGAACAACTGCGTGGAAGCCGCGCCGCTCGGTGGCGAACGGCTCGCCGTACGGGACTCGAAGGACGTGGACCGGCCACCGCTCCGCTTCTCCGCGACGGCCTGGTCCTCCTTCGTCTCCGGGCTGCACGGCCTCCCGCTCAGCTGA
- a CDS encoding 8-amino-7-oxononanoate synthase yields MSFAPFDWIDYEARRRAAAGLVRTVRPRPAETELLDLASNDYLGLTRHPEVTAAAADAALRWGAGATGSRLVTGSTDLHAALERELAAFCGFEAALVFSSGYAANLAALTALSGHGSLIVSDAGNHASIVDGCRLSRAATAVVPHAEPEAVRKALHAHDGRALAVTDSVFSVDGDAAPLTALADACRAEDAALLVDDAHGLGVLGEGGRGALAASGLAGGEGIVATLTLSKSLGSQGGAVLGPARVIDHLVNTARTFIFDTGLAPAAVGGALGALNLLKREPERADRARAVATALYERLTAAGLTAARPDAAVVSVRAPSADTAVRWAADCRAAGIAVGCFRPPSVPDGISRLRLTARADLTPEQITAAVATIVRTAPDGASVPVS; encoded by the coding sequence ATGTCCTTCGCCCCGTTCGACTGGATCGACTACGAGGCCCGCCGCCGTGCCGCTGCCGGACTCGTCCGCACCGTGCGCCCGCGCCCCGCCGAAACGGAACTGCTGGACCTCGCGAGCAACGACTACCTGGGACTCACCCGGCACCCCGAGGTCACGGCCGCCGCCGCCGACGCGGCACTTCGGTGGGGTGCGGGCGCCACCGGATCGCGGCTCGTCACCGGTTCCACCGACCTGCACGCCGCACTCGAACGCGAACTGGCGGCGTTCTGCGGATTCGAGGCGGCCCTGGTGTTCTCCTCGGGGTACGCGGCCAACCTCGCCGCCCTCACCGCGCTCTCCGGCCACGGCTCACTGATCGTCTCCGACGCGGGCAACCACGCCTCGATCGTCGACGGGTGCAGGCTCTCCCGGGCGGCTACGGCCGTGGTGCCGCACGCGGAGCCCGAGGCCGTACGCAAGGCCCTGCACGCGCACGACGGCCGCGCCCTGGCCGTGACCGACTCGGTCTTCTCGGTGGACGGCGACGCCGCCCCGCTGACCGCGCTCGCCGACGCGTGCCGGGCCGAGGACGCCGCCCTGCTGGTCGACGACGCGCACGGCCTGGGCGTCCTCGGAGAAGGCGGGCGCGGCGCGCTCGCCGCCTCCGGGCTCGCGGGCGGCGAGGGGATCGTCGCCACGCTCACCCTCTCCAAGTCCCTGGGCAGCCAGGGCGGAGCGGTCCTCGGACCGGCCCGGGTCATCGACCACCTGGTCAACACGGCGCGCACCTTCATCTTCGACACCGGACTCGCGCCGGCGGCGGTGGGCGGAGCCCTGGGCGCCCTGAACCTGCTGAAGCGCGAACCGGAGAGGGCCGACCGGGCCCGCGCGGTGGCCACGGCGCTGTACGAACGGCTGACCGCGGCCGGGCTCACGGCGGCCCGCCCCGATGCCGCGGTGGTGTCCGTCCGGGCGCCGTCCGCGGATACGGCGGTGCGCTGGGCGGCCGACTGCCGGGCGGCCGGAATCGCGGTGGGCTGTTTCCGGCCGCCGTCGGTGCCGGACGGGATCTCGCGGCTGAGGCTGACCGCGCGGGCAGATCTGACACCGGAGCAGATCACGGCCGCGGTGGCCACGATCGTGCGGACCGCTCCCGACGGAGCGTCGGTTCCGGTCAGCTGA
- the bioB gene encoding biotin synthase BioB, with protein sequence MDLLNTLVDKGLRRELPTREEALAVLATSDDELLDVVAAAGRVRRQWFGRRVKLNYLVNLKSGLCPEDCSYCSQRLGSKAEILKYTWLKPDEASKAAAAGVAGGAKRVCLVASGRGPTDRDVDRVSQTIEAIKDQNEGVEVCACLGLLSDGQAERLRTAGADAYNHNLNTSEGTYGEITTTHTYADRVETVQQAQAAGLSACSGLIAGMGESDEDLVDVVFSLRELDPDSVPVNFLIPFEGTPLAKEWNLTPQRCLRILAMVRFVCPDVEVRLAGGREVHLRSMQPLALNLVNSIFLGDYLTSEGQAGQTDLDMIADAGFEVEGADTTTLPRHRTQAAGGCGSHDGGRDSHEGGCGSHAGGCAPCGDAAEAPAPDASEVPAARTDLVAVRRRGAGTDLAPNA encoded by the coding sequence ATGGACCTGCTGAACACGCTGGTGGACAAGGGGCTGCGGCGCGAACTGCCGACCCGCGAAGAAGCGCTCGCCGTGCTGGCGACCTCGGACGACGAACTGCTCGACGTGGTGGCCGCCGCGGGGCGGGTACGCCGCCAGTGGTTCGGGCGGCGCGTGAAACTGAACTATCTGGTCAATCTGAAGTCCGGGCTCTGCCCCGAGGACTGCTCGTACTGCTCGCAGCGGCTCGGCTCGAAGGCCGAGATCCTCAAGTACACCTGGCTGAAGCCGGACGAGGCGTCCAAGGCTGCGGCCGCCGGGGTCGCGGGAGGCGCCAAGCGCGTATGCCTGGTGGCGAGCGGCCGTGGTCCGACCGACCGCGACGTCGACCGGGTGTCGCAGACCATCGAGGCGATCAAGGACCAGAACGAGGGCGTCGAGGTGTGCGCCTGTCTCGGCCTGCTCTCCGACGGCCAGGCCGAGCGGCTGCGTACCGCGGGTGCCGACGCGTACAACCACAACCTCAACACGTCCGAGGGGACGTACGGGGAGATCACCACCACGCACACCTACGCCGACCGGGTGGAGACCGTGCAGCAGGCGCAGGCCGCCGGGCTGTCCGCCTGCTCCGGCCTGATCGCCGGTATGGGCGAGAGCGACGAGGACCTCGTCGACGTCGTCTTCTCGCTGCGCGAGCTGGACCCGGACTCGGTGCCGGTGAACTTCCTCATCCCGTTCGAGGGCACCCCGCTCGCGAAGGAGTGGAACCTCACCCCGCAGCGCTGCCTGCGCATCCTCGCGATGGTCCGCTTCGTCTGCCCGGACGTCGAGGTGCGGCTCGCGGGTGGTCGCGAGGTCCACCTGCGCTCGATGCAGCCGCTCGCCCTGAACCTGGTCAACTCGATCTTCCTGGGTGACTACCTGACCAGTGAGGGACAGGCCGGCCAGACCGACCTGGACATGATCGCGGACGCCGGTTTCGAGGTGGAGGGCGCGGACACGACGACACTGCCCAGGCACCGCACGCAGGCCGCCGGTGGCTGCGGCTCGCACGACGGGGGCCGCGACTCGCACGAAGGAGGCTGTGGTTCGCACGCCGGGGGCTGCGCTCCTTGCGGCGACGCCGCCGAAGCGCCGGCCCCGGACGCCTCCGAGGTGCCGGCGGCGCGCACGGACCTGGTGGCGGTCCGCCGCCGCGGTGCCGGGACGGACCTCGCGCCCAATGCCTGA
- a CDS encoding adenosylmethionine--8-amino-7-oxononanoate transaminase: MPEPLSPTELRALDRAHVWHPYGPMPGRQEPLVVESASGVRLRLAEEAYGQRELVDGMSSWWSAVHGYNHPVLNEAARGQLDRMSHVMFGGLTHEPAVRLATRLVEITPEPLQHVFLSDSGSVSVEVAVKMCLQYWRSAGRPAKRRLLTWRGGYHGDTWQPMSVCDPEGGMHELWSGALPRQVFADAPPDGFDAEPDDAYVAHLRARIADHADELAAVIVEPVVQGAGGMRFHSPAYLRVLREACDAHDVLLVFDEIATGFGRTGQLFAAGHAGVSPDVMCVGKALTGGYLTMAATLCTSRVAEGISSGEVPVLAHGPTFMGNPLAAAVACASVDLLLGQDWEQEVKRIGTGLRDGLAEAAGLPGVLDVRVLGAIGVVQLDHEVDMEAATRAAVREGVWLRPFRDLIYTMPPYVTGDDDVARICRAVCAAAREG; this comes from the coding sequence ATGCCTGAGCCGCTCTCCCCCACCGAGCTGCGCGCCCTGGACCGGGCTCATGTGTGGCATCCCTATGGCCCGATGCCGGGCCGTCAGGAACCGCTGGTCGTGGAGTCCGCGTCCGGTGTGCGCCTCCGGCTCGCCGAAGAGGCTTACGGGCAGCGCGAGTTGGTCGACGGCATGTCGTCCTGGTGGTCCGCGGTGCACGGCTACAACCACCCGGTGCTCAACGAGGCCGCGCGCGGCCAGCTGGACCGGATGAGCCACGTGATGTTCGGCGGGCTCACGCACGAGCCCGCCGTGCGTCTGGCGACCCGGCTCGTGGAGATCACCCCGGAACCGTTGCAGCACGTGTTCCTCTCCGATTCCGGTTCGGTGTCGGTCGAGGTGGCCGTGAAGATGTGTCTCCAGTACTGGCGCTCGGCCGGCAGGCCGGCCAAGCGGCGGCTGCTGACCTGGCGCGGCGGCTACCACGGCGACACCTGGCAGCCGATGTCGGTGTGCGATCCCGAGGGCGGGATGCATGAGCTGTGGTCGGGCGCACTGCCCCGGCAGGTCTTCGCGGACGCGCCGCCGGACGGCTTCGACGCGGAGCCCGACGACGCCTACGTGGCCCATCTGCGGGCACGGATCGCGGACCACGCCGATGAGCTGGCCGCGGTGATCGTGGAGCCGGTGGTGCAGGGTGCCGGGGGCATGCGGTTCCACTCCCCCGCGTATCTGCGCGTGCTGCGTGAGGCGTGCGACGCACATGACGTGCTGCTGGTGTTCGACGAGATCGCGACGGGCTTCGGCCGTACGGGGCAGTTGTTCGCGGCCGGACACGCCGGCGTCTCGCCGGATGTCATGTGCGTCGGCAAGGCGCTGACCGGTGGCTATCTGACGATGGCGGCGACGCTGTGCACCTCCCGGGTGGCCGAGGGCATCTCAAGTGGCGAGGTGCCCGTCCTCGCGCACGGCCCGACGTTCATGGGGAATCCGCTCGCCGCCGCGGTGGCCTGCGCATCGGTGGATCTGCTGCTGGGCCAGGACTGGGAGCAGGAGGTCAAGCGGATCGGCACCGGGCTGCGGGACGGTCTCGCGGAGGCGGCCGGACTGCCCGGGGTGCTGGACGTCCGGGTGCTGGGCGCCATCGGCGTCGTACAGCTGGATCACGAGGTGGACATGGAGGCCGCGACCCGGGCGGCGGTACGGGAAGGGGTCTGGCTGCGACCCTTCCGCGACCTCATCTACACCATGCCGCCGTATGTGACCGGCGACGACGACGTGGCGCGGATCTGTCGCGCCGTGTGCGCTGCGGCTCGGGAGGGCTGA
- the bioD gene encoding dethiobiotin synthase produces MTILVVTGTGTEIGKTVVTAAIAAVAGDRRVAVLKPAQTGLAPGEPGDAAEVVRLAGGHVTPVELARFPDPLAPATAARRAGLAPVRPYEVAEAAGKLAAEYDLVLVEGAGGLLVRFDDEGSTLADVAGLLGAPVLVVTPAGLGTLNSTALTSEALRARGLECLGVVVGSMPAEPDLAARCNIDDLPVAAGAPLLGAVPAGAGSLAPEDFRARAASWLAPALGGHRRA; encoded by the coding sequence ATGACGATTCTGGTGGTGACGGGTACCGGCACCGAGATCGGAAAGACCGTGGTGACCGCGGCCATCGCCGCGGTGGCCGGGGATCGCAGGGTGGCCGTGCTCAAGCCCGCCCAGACCGGCCTCGCCCCCGGCGAACCCGGGGACGCGGCCGAGGTGGTGCGGCTCGCCGGCGGGCATGTCACGCCGGTCGAACTGGCCCGGTTCCCCGACCCGCTGGCCCCCGCGACCGCCGCACGCAGGGCCGGACTCGCGCCGGTGCGTCCGTACGAGGTGGCCGAGGCGGCCGGGAAGCTGGCGGCCGAGTACGACCTGGTGCTCGTCGAGGGGGCGGGCGGTCTGCTCGTACGGTTCGACGACGAGGGCTCCACGCTCGCGGACGTGGCCGGGCTGCTGGGCGCGCCGGTGCTGGTGGTGACCCCCGCGGGGCTCGGAACGCTCAATTCCACCGCGCTGACCTCGGAGGCGCTGCGGGCCCGTGGCCTGGAGTGTCTGGGCGTGGTGGTGGGCAGCATGCCGGCCGAGCCGGATCTGGCCGCCCGGTGCAATATCGACGACCTCCCGGTCGCGGCAGGCGCTCCCCTGCTCGGCGCGGTGCCGGCCGGTGCGGGATCGCTGGCTCCGGAGGACTTCAGGGCGCGCGCGGCGAGTTGGCTGGCCCCGGCACTCGGCGGGCACCGGAGGGCGTGA
- a CDS encoding class I SAM-dependent methyltransferase: MHLRSTKIPRDAVHHPVFARFYARMSVAADTRGGVAAYRVELLAGLSGRAIEIGAGNGLNFAHYPAAVSEVVAIEPERRLRQLAAGAALRAEVPVDVVPGTAEALPVKSEAFDAAVASLVLCTVRDLPRALAEIRRVLRPGGELRFFEHGLAPGRALATTQRMADRTVWPLLFGGCHTARDTIAAIEAAGFEMGTYRRLRIPEKGMQLPSSPCVLGVARRPFSDD; encoded by the coding sequence ATGCATCTGCGCAGTACGAAGATCCCGCGGGACGCGGTGCACCACCCCGTCTTCGCCCGGTTCTACGCCCGGATGAGCGTGGCCGCCGACACGAGGGGCGGCGTGGCCGCCTATCGCGTGGAGCTGCTGGCCGGCCTGTCGGGCCGGGCGATCGAGATCGGCGCGGGCAACGGTCTGAACTTCGCGCACTACCCGGCGGCCGTCTCCGAGGTCGTGGCGATCGAGCCGGAACGGAGGCTGCGCCAACTGGCGGCCGGCGCCGCGCTGCGGGCGGAGGTCCCGGTGGACGTGGTGCCCGGTACGGCCGAGGCCCTGCCGGTGAAGAGCGAAGCCTTCGACGCCGCGGTGGCCTCCCTGGTCCTGTGCACCGTACGGGATCTGCCGCGCGCCCTGGCCGAGATCAGGCGGGTGCTGCGGCCCGGGGGTGAGCTGCGCTTCTTCGAGCACGGGCTGGCCCCGGGCCGCGCACTGGCGACGACGCAGCGGATGGCGGACCGTACGGTCTGGCCGCTGCTCTTCGGCGGATGTCACACGGCGCGGGACACGATCGCCGCGATCGAGGCGGCCGGCTTCGAGATGGGCACGTACCGCAGGCTGCGGATTCCGGAGAAGGGGATGCAACTCCCCTCCTCCCCCTGCGTCCTGGGTGTGGCCCGCCGTCCGTTCTCGGACGACTGA
- a CDS encoding fic family toxin-antitoxin system, toxin component, whose translation MNLKIDLSWLLMVAEHKTPGDPQVVDWGALVAAVSRHEAEIFGSPVYSDPHARAAALLQLLLHVPALEHSNAMFASAVAYGYLVASGLKVITSPEQVRDLARLVKEGKADVRAIAAELRQWSV comes from the coding sequence TTGAATCTGAAGATCGACCTTTCCTGGCTGCTGATGGTCGCCGAGCACAAGACGCCCGGTGATCCGCAGGTCGTCGACTGGGGCGCGCTCGTCGCCGCGGTCAGCCGTCACGAGGCGGAGATCTTCGGCAGCCCCGTGTACAGCGACCCGCACGCCCGGGCCGCCGCTCTCCTGCAGCTCCTGCTTCATGTGCCCGCGCTCGAACACTCCAACGCGATGTTCGCCTCGGCCGTCGCCTACGGCTATCTCGTGGCCTCGGGGCTGAAGGTCATCACCTCGCCCGAGCAGGTGCGCGACCTGGCCAGGCTGGTCAAGGAGGGCAAGGCCGACGTCCGGGCCATCGCCGCCGAACTGCGTCAGTGGAGCGTGTGA
- a CDS encoding antitoxin: protein MPKTQLNVRVDEATAEAARQRALQRGMSVNRYIEELVKQDAGEVGHTFVEAAADFMKQYESVFADEFGAEGEGAR, encoded by the coding sequence GTGCCCAAGACCCAGTTGAACGTACGAGTGGACGAGGCCACCGCCGAGGCCGCGCGACAGCGTGCGCTGCAGAGGGGGATGAGTGTGAACCGGTACATCGAGGAGCTCGTGAAGCAGGACGCGGGCGAGGTGGGCCACACCTTCGTCGAAGCCGCGGCCGACTTCATGAAGCAGTACGAGTCGGTTTTCGCGGACGAGTTCGGTGCGGAGGGCGAAGGAGCCCGTTGA
- a CDS encoding GNAT family N-acetyltransferase, translating to MAAMNDLAIRAAESTDLDNVLAFWKVAAEGTSISDDQDGIRRLIDRDPGALILAEHDGVLAGTVIAGFDGWRCHLYRLAVHPGRRRRGIGAALLAAAEERFTELGGRRGDAMVLDHNDLARHAWRAAGYAPEPQWSRWVKHLTR from the coding sequence ATGGCCGCCATGAATGATCTTGCGATACGGGCTGCCGAATCCACCGACCTGGACAATGTCCTCGCCTTCTGGAAGGTCGCCGCCGAAGGCACCAGCATCAGTGACGACCAGGACGGCATACGGCGGCTGATCGACCGCGACCCGGGCGCCCTGATCCTCGCGGAGCACGACGGTGTCCTGGCCGGCACCGTCATCGCCGGCTTCGACGGCTGGCGGTGCCATCTGTACCGGCTCGCGGTCCATCCCGGCCGGCGCCGCCGTGGCATCGGCGCCGCCCTGCTGGCGGCGGCGGAGGAACGGTTCACCGAACTGGGCGGGCGACGCGGCGACGCGATGGTCCTCGACCACAACGACCTGGCCCGGCATGCGTGGCGCGCCGCGGGGTACGCGCCGGAGCCCCAGTGGAGCCGCTGGGTGAAGCACCTCACCCGCTGA
- a CDS encoding hemolysin family protein, whose amino-acid sequence MTEVLLLLVAVLLSLACGAFVAAEFSLTTVERGELERAVDRGERGAASALKAVRSLTFQLSGAQLGITVTNLVVGMLAEPSIAALLRGPLEAMGASPGVASSVALVIGTALSTVVLMVVGELVPKNWAISSPLAVAKAVATPQRVFTAVFRPFISHLNNTANRIVRRFGLEPAEELASARSPQELVALARHSAKEGALEADTAELFVRTLNLAELTAENVMTPRVQVTALEIQATAEDVANATRATGLSRFPVYRGNLDSVVGVVHIKDVLAIPADERPRRRVSDMLREPLLVPETLTVDRLLDRLSGKLAMAVVIDEYGGTAGVVTLEDIVEEVVGEVRDEHDPHETPDLAPAGEDADGRTLWSADGAARTDQLRTIGLRVPDGPYETLAGLIAAQVGRIPVVGDTVELTGWRIDVVDASGRRAARALLHAPLTGSHELTENER is encoded by the coding sequence ATGACCGAAGTGCTTCTGCTTCTCGTGGCGGTACTGCTCTCACTGGCCTGCGGCGCCTTCGTCGCGGCGGAGTTCTCCCTGACCACGGTCGAGCGCGGCGAGCTCGAACGGGCGGTCGACCGGGGGGAGCGGGGTGCGGCGAGCGCCCTCAAGGCCGTGCGCAGCCTCACCTTCCAGCTGTCCGGAGCGCAGCTCGGCATCACCGTCACCAATCTGGTGGTCGGCATGCTCGCCGAACCCTCCATCGCGGCACTCCTCCGCGGACCCCTCGAAGCGATGGGCGCCTCCCCCGGTGTGGCGTCCTCGGTGGCCCTGGTGATCGGTACCGCCCTGTCCACCGTCGTCCTGATGGTGGTCGGCGAACTCGTCCCGAAGAACTGGGCGATCTCCTCACCACTGGCCGTGGCGAAGGCGGTGGCCACCCCGCAACGGGTGTTCACCGCTGTCTTCCGCCCCTTCATCAGCCACCTCAACAACACCGCGAACCGCATCGTGCGCCGCTTCGGCCTCGAACCGGCCGAGGAACTCGCCTCCGCCCGCAGCCCCCAGGAGCTGGTGGCGCTGGCACGCCACTCGGCCAAGGAGGGCGCGCTGGAGGCGGACACCGCCGAACTCTTCGTACGCACCCTCAACCTGGCGGAGCTGACCGCCGAGAACGTGATGACCCCGCGCGTCCAGGTGACCGCCCTCGAAATACAGGCCACCGCCGAGGACGTCGCGAACGCCACGCGCGCGACCGGGCTCTCCCGCTTCCCCGTCTACCGAGGAAATCTGGACTCCGTCGTCGGCGTCGTCCACATCAAGGACGTGCTGGCGATTCCGGCCGACGAAAGGCCCCGCAGGAGGGTCTCGGACATGCTGCGGGAGCCCCTGCTCGTACCGGAGACGCTCACCGTGGACCGGCTGCTCGACCGGCTGTCCGGCAAGCTGGCCATGGCCGTCGTCATCGACGAGTACGGCGGCACGGCGGGCGTCGTGACGCTGGAGGACATCGTCGAGGAGGTCGTCGGCGAGGTGCGCGACGAACACGATCCGCACGAGACACCGGACCTCGCACCGGCCGGTGAGGACGCCGACGGACGCACCCTCTGGTCCGCGGACGGCGCGGCCCGCACCGACCAGCTCAGGACCATCGGGCTGCGGGTGCCGGACGGACCGTACGAAACGCTGGCCGGGCTGATCGCAGCCCAGGTCGGACGCATCCCGGTGGTGGGTGACACCGTCGAACTGACCGGCTGGCGCATCGACGTGGTGGACGCCTCCGGGCGCCGCGCCGCGCGGGCGCTCCTGCACGCGCCGCTTACCGGCTCCCACGAGCTGACGGAGAACGAACGATGA
- a CDS encoding hemolysin family protein — translation MTAVQLFIGLLTLVVNAFFVGAEFAMISVRRSQIEPEAEAGNRRAHSVIWGLEHVSALLAAAQLGITLCTLVLGIVAEPAIAHLLEPLFDLIGMPHGLVHPVSFVIALSVATYLHMLLGEMVPKNIALAEPARSALLLGPPLVALARGLRPVIFTINAFANTLLKLLRVETKDEVSATFSDDELARLVKDAGDAGLVDDRSAERLRHALELGRRPVRDVVLPVDRVVSTRVGTTPEELERLSTETGFSRFPVMDSEERILGYLHVKDALDATPRDVPFPVTAMRPIARVRASTPLDDVLTALRRSRTHLAAVVDEDDRLAGLVTMEDVLRELVGRPQGR, via the coding sequence ATGACCGCCGTCCAGCTCTTCATCGGCCTGCTCACCCTGGTCGTCAACGCCTTCTTCGTCGGCGCGGAGTTCGCGATGATCTCCGTACGCCGCAGCCAGATCGAGCCCGAGGCAGAGGCGGGGAACCGGCGCGCGCACAGTGTGATCTGGGGCCTCGAACACGTGTCGGCGCTACTCGCGGCGGCGCAGCTCGGCATCACGCTGTGCACGCTGGTGCTGGGTATCGTCGCCGAGCCCGCCATCGCGCATCTGCTGGAGCCCCTGTTCGACCTGATCGGCATGCCGCACGGCCTGGTGCATCCGGTGTCGTTCGTGATCGCGCTGTCCGTGGCGACGTATCTGCACATGCTCCTGGGCGAGATGGTGCCCAAGAACATCGCACTCGCCGAGCCGGCCCGCAGCGCGCTGCTGCTCGGTCCCCCGCTGGTGGCGCTGGCCCGCGGCCTGCGCCCGGTGATCTTCACCATCAACGCCTTCGCGAACACGCTGCTCAAGCTGCTGCGGGTGGAGACCAAGGACGAGGTGTCCGCGACCTTCTCCGACGACGAGCTGGCCCGGCTGGTGAAGGACGCGGGGGACGCCGGCCTGGTCGACGACCGTTCGGCCGAACGGCTCCGGCATGCGCTGGAGCTGGGCAGGCGCCCGGTCCGCGACGTCGTCCTCCCGGTGGACCGGGTGGTGTCCACCCGGGTCGGGACGACGCCCGAGGAACTGGAGAGGCTCTCCACCGAGACCGGCTTCTCGCGCTTCCCGGTCATGGACAGCGAGGAACGGATTCTGGGCTACCTCCACGTGAAGGACGCTCTGGACGCGACGCCGCGCGATGTCCCCTTCCCGGTGACGGCGATGCGCCCGATCGCCCGGGTGCGGGCGTCGACACCGCTCGACGACGTACTGACGGCGCTGCGGCGCAGTCGTACGCACCTGGCGGCCGTCGTCGACGAGGACGACCGGCTGGCCGGGCTCGTCACGATGGAGGACGTGCTGCGTGAGCTGGTGGGACGGCCTCAGGGGCGCTGA